A single genomic interval of Chitinophaga sp. 180180018-3 harbors:
- a CDS encoding UbiA-like polyprenyltransferase translates to MSTSTVGRYLSLVKFSHTIFAMPFALTGFFMATTIGGGSFSWSTFGLVVLCMVFARSAAMAFNRWLDVDIDKLNPRTAKREIPAGIISRRNAMVFIIINVTLFFAATWFINRICFYLSPVALVVVLGYSYTKRFTALCHMVLGIGLSLAPIGAYLAVTGQFALLPLLLSVLVLCWVSGFDIIYSLQDEEFDKSQQLNSIPAWLGLSGALRFSEFLHVVAAALVVTIGLLGHFHWVYWIGAAVFTGMLISQHLLVKTDNLSRIDIMFMTTNGIASVVFAVFVIADMLIFSSL, encoded by the coding sequence ATCTTTCACTGGTAAAGTTCAGTCATACCATTTTTGCCATGCCGTTTGCACTCACGGGCTTTTTTATGGCTACCACCATCGGTGGTGGTAGTTTCAGCTGGAGTACGTTTGGACTCGTGGTATTGTGTATGGTGTTTGCACGTAGTGCTGCCATGGCTTTCAACCGCTGGCTGGATGTGGATATCGATAAATTGAATCCCCGCACCGCGAAAAGGGAGATCCCCGCAGGGATCATTTCCCGCCGCAATGCCATGGTATTTATTATTATCAACGTGACACTTTTCTTTGCTGCCACCTGGTTTATCAACCGTATCTGCTTTTACCTGTCGCCGGTAGCATTGGTGGTGGTGCTGGGGTATAGCTATACGAAACGCTTTACTGCCCTGTGCCACATGGTGCTTGGCATTGGCTTATCGCTGGCGCCGATCGGCGCTTATCTGGCGGTAACCGGCCAGTTTGCACTGCTGCCATTACTCCTGTCTGTGCTGGTGCTTTGCTGGGTATCTGGTTTCGATATCATCTATTCCCTGCAGGATGAAGAGTTCGACAAATCGCAGCAACTGAATTCCATCCCCGCCTGGCTGGGATTGTCCGGTGCGCTGCGGTTCTCTGAATTTTTACATGTAGTGGCTGCTGCACTGGTGGTAACGATTGGGCTGCTGGGGCATTTCCACTGGGTATACTGGATTGGTGCGGCTGTTTTTACCGGTATGCTGATCTCTCAGCACCTGCTGGTAAAAACCGACAATCTGAGCAGGATAGATATTATGTTTATGACTACCAACGGTATTGCAAGCGTGGTATTTGCTGTTTTTGTGATTGCAGATATGCTTATTTTCTCATCCCTCTGA